The Octopus bimaculoides isolate UCB-OBI-ISO-001 chromosome 16, ASM119413v2, whole genome shotgun sequence genome window below encodes:
- the LOC106867509 gene encoding uncharacterized protein LOC106867509, whose protein sequence is MGKRSCPFFEPPIQKKIHVGVKEVNNGVSGNMEGVYERTKMILFAGALLSNQDKNSNLVKSPPNACENDTLDSEEDTYQPKILRGQCQIDFSGKLIPYRKANWGQSVSQ, encoded by the exons ATGGGTAAACGTAGCTGCCCTTTTTTTGAACCTCCCATccaaaagaaaatacatgttgGTGTGAAAGAAGTGAATAATGGTGTTTCTGGGAACATGGAAGGAGTTTATG aaAGAACAAAAATGATTCTCTTTGCTGGAGCCTTATTGAGCAACCAAGACAAGAACAGCAACTTGGTAAAATCTCCTCCCAATGCATGTGAAAACGACACACTGGATTCTGAAGAAGACACATATCAACCAAAAATTCTACGAGGGCAATGTCAAATTGATTTCTCAGGGAAACTGATTCCTTACAGAAAAGCAAATTGGGGTCAGAGTGTTTCCCAGTAG